One Leifsonia shinshuensis DNA window includes the following coding sequences:
- the rpsJ gene encoding 30S ribosomal protein S10 has protein sequence MAGQKIRIRLKSYDHEVIDTSARKIVDTVTRAGATVVGPVPLPTEKNVVCVIRSPHKYKDSREHFEMRTHKRLIDIIDPTPKAVDSLMRLDLPADVNIEIKL, from the coding sequence ATGGCGGGACAGAAGATCCGCATTCGGCTTAAGTCGTATGACCACGAGGTCATCGACACCTCGGCGCGCAAGATCGTCGACACGGTGACCCGTGCCGGCGCGACCGTCGTCGGCCCGGTGCCGCTTCCCACCGAGAAGAACGTGGTGTGCGTCATCCGTTCGCCCCACAAGTACAAGGACAGCCGCGAGCACTTCGAGATGCGCACGCACAAGCGGCTGATCGACATCATCGACCCGACGCCGAAGGCCGTCGACTCGCTCATGCGTCTCGACCTGCCCGCCGACGTCAACATCGAGATCAAGCTCTAA
- the rplC gene encoding 50S ribosomal protein L3 encodes MSNIDTKTSKGLLGKKLGMTQVWDENNKLIPVTVIEITPNIVTQVRTPEVDGYNAVQIAYGQIDPRKVNKPAAGHFDKAGVTPRRHLTEVRTADAAEYSAGQELTVDATFEAGQLVDVVGTSKGKGFAGVMKRHNFQGVSASHGAHRNHRKPGSIGASSTPSRVFKGMRMAGRMGGERVTVLNLKVQAVDAEKGLLLVKGAVPGARGRIVFVRNAVKGA; translated from the coding sequence ATGTCCAACATCGACACCAAGACCTCCAAGGGCCTCCTCGGCAAGAAGCTCGGTATGACCCAGGTCTGGGACGAGAACAACAAGCTCATCCCGGTGACCGTCATCGAGATCACGCCGAACATCGTGACCCAGGTCCGCACCCCCGAGGTCGACGGCTACAACGCCGTCCAGATCGCGTACGGCCAGATCGACCCGCGCAAGGTCAACAAGCCGGCCGCCGGCCACTTCGACAAGGCGGGCGTCACCCCGCGTCGTCACCTCACCGAGGTCCGCACCGCGGACGCCGCCGAGTACTCGGCCGGCCAGGAGCTCACCGTGGACGCCACCTTCGAGGCCGGCCAGCTGGTCGACGTCGTGGGCACCTCCAAGGGCAAGGGCTTCGCCGGTGTCATGAAGCGCCACAACTTCCAGGGCGTCTCCGCTTCGCACGGTGCGCACCGCAACCACCGCAAGCCGGGCTCCATCGGCGCCTCCTCGACCCCGAGCCGTGTCTTCAAGGGCATGCGCATGGCCGGTCGCATGGGTGGCGAGCGCGTGACCGTCCTGAACCTCAAGGTCCAGGCCGTCGACGCCGAGAAGGGCCTGCTGCTCGTCAAGGGCGCCGTCCCCGGCGCTCGTGGCCGCATCGTTTTCGTCCGCAACGCAGTGAAGGGGGCCTAA
- the rplD gene encoding 50S ribosomal protein L4 — MATSIDVVDLKGKKAGSVELPDSLFDVQTNIPLIHQVVTAQLAAARQGTHKTKGRGEVSGAGRKPFKQKGTGRARQGSIRAPQMTGGGIVHGPTPRDYSQRTPKKMIAAALLGALSDRARGSRIHAVQAFTAGEAPSTKAVVDLLSGVATSRHVLVVLERDDELAFKSVRNVPSVHVLTYDQLNAYDVLVSDDIVFSQAALESFIASKTKKEEVNA, encoded by the coding sequence ATGGCTACCTCGATTGACGTCGTCGACCTCAAGGGCAAGAAGGCCGGCTCCGTCGAGCTTCCGGACTCCCTGTTCGACGTTCAGACCAACATCCCGCTGATCCACCAGGTCGTCACCGCCCAGCTCGCCGCCGCGCGCCAGGGCACGCACAAGACCAAGGGTCGTGGCGAGGTCTCCGGCGCCGGCCGCAAGCCGTTCAAGCAGAAGGGCACCGGCCGCGCTCGTCAGGGCTCGATCCGCGCTCCTCAGATGACCGGCGGTGGCATCGTCCACGGACCGACCCCGCGCGACTACTCGCAGCGCACCCCGAAGAAGATGATCGCCGCTGCTCTGCTCGGCGCCCTCTCGGACCGCGCCCGCGGCAGCCGTATCCACGCCGTGCAGGCGTTCACGGCCGGCGAGGCCCCCTCGACCAAGGCCGTCGTGGACCTGCTCAGCGGCGTCGCGACCTCTCGCCACGTCCTCGTGGTGCTGGAGCGCGACGACGAGCTCGCTTTCAAGAGCGTGCGCAACGTCCCGTCCGTGCACGTGCTGACCTACGACCAGCTGAACGCCTACGACGTCCTGGTGAGCGACGACATCGTCTTCTCGCAGGCCGCTCTCGAGTCGTTCATCGCGTCCAAGACCAAGAAGGAAGAGGTGAACGCGTAA